A DNA window from Panthera tigris isolate Pti1 chromosome X, P.tigris_Pti1_mat1.1, whole genome shotgun sequence contains the following coding sequences:
- the ADGRG2 gene encoding adhesion G-protein coupled receptor G2 isoform X2 — protein MSAICHLFAVTQNQNLANGTLSGVLSLSELKRSELNKTLQTLSETYFIVCATAEAQSTLNCTFTIKMNKTMNICAVMVALKRVKIRPMEQCCCSVRIPCPSSPEELEKLQCDPQDPVVCLAGHPDGPPISSSSGSTPAAPQATIPAQVSGAFSSAEPLSHPPVTQNPASPTRAIHLPSPQPTALVASSPTTDTPPKSGTVSSPLPQTDLSHTLPPVKSSLSSPTTSVPVNVITTNTPPDETEIVYTSSSSSDSDLENQVSQMEKALSLGSLEPTLAGEMINHVSKLLHSPPALLAPLAQRLLKIVDDIGLQLNFSTKTITLTSPSLALAVIRVNASNFDTTTFAAQDPANLQVSLEPQAPENSIGIITLPSSLMSNLPAHDVELASRVQFNFFETPALFQDPALENLSLISYVISSSVANLTVNNLTRNVTVTLKHINPSQDDLTVRCVFWDLHRNGGRGGWSSDGCSVKDRKPNETVCTCSHLTSFGVLLDLSRTSLPPTQMMALTFITYIGCGLSSIFLSVTLVTYLAFEKIRRDYPSKILLQLCSALLLLNLVFLLDSWVALYDVRGLCISVAVFLHYFLLVSFTWMGLEAFHMYLALVKVFNTYIRKYILKFCIVGWGVPAVVVIVVLAISPNNYGLGSYGKFPNGSPDDFCWINSNAVFYITVVGYFCVIFLLNISMFIVVLVQLCRIKKKKQLGAQRKTSIQDLRSVAGLTFLLGITWGFAFFAWGPVNVTFMYLFAIFNTLQGFFIFIFYCVAKENVRKQWRRYLCCGKLRLAENSDWSKTATNGLKKQTVNQGVSSSSNSLQSNSNSTHSTTLLVNSDCSGLVSGNGNASSEKNGVSFSVQNGDVCLHDFTGKQHMFNEKGDPCNGKSRVALRRTSKRGSLHFIE, from the exons AACAGTGCTGCTGTTCTGTCAGGAtaccctgcccttcctccccggAAGAGTTAGAAAAGCTGCAATG TGACCCGCAGGATCCTGTTGTATGTCTTGCTGGTCATCCAGATGGCCCACCGATTTCTTCTTCTAGCGGTTCCACCCCAGCTGCTCCTCAGGCCACCATTCCGGCCCAGGTCTCCGGTGCCTTCTCTTCTGCTGAACCTCTCAGCCATCCACCTGTAACCCAGAACCCTGCCTCTCCAACACGAGCGATtcaccttccttctccccagccgACAGCTCTCGTTGCTTCCAGCCCTACCACTGATACGCCCCCCAAGTCTGGAactgtctcttcccctctgccccagaCTGATCTTTCCCACACCCTGCCACCCGTGAAATCCTCACTTTCCTCCCCCACCACGTCTGTCCCTGTGAATGTCATCACGACCAACACACCTCCTGACGAGACAG AAATTGTTtacaccagcagcagcagcagtgatTCTGATCTTGAGAACCAAGTGTCCCAGATGGAGAAGGCTCTGTCCTTGGGCAGCTTGGAGCCTACCCTCGCGGGAGAAATGATAAACCATGTCAGCAAACTCCTTCATTCCCCACCTGCCTTGCTGGCTCCTCTGGCCCAAAG ATTGCTAAAAATAGTGGATGACATTGGCTTACAGCTGAATTTTTCAACCAAGACCATAACTCTAACCTCCCCTTCTTTGGCTCTGGCCGTGATCAGAGTGAATGCTAGTAATTTCGACACAACTACCTTTGCTGCCCAAGACCCTGCAAATCTTCAG GTTTCTCTGGAACCTCAGGCTCCTGAGAACAGTATTGGCATTATTACTCTGCCTTCATCACTGATGAGTAATTTACCAGCTCATGATGTGGAGCTGGCTTCCAGGGTTCAGTTCAACTTCTTTGAAACGCCTGCCCTGTTTCAG GACCCTGCCCTGGAGAACCTTTCTCTGATCAGCTACGTCATATCATCCAGTGTTGCAAACCTGACGGTCAACAACTTGACAAGAAATGTGACGGTCACATTAAAGCACATCAATCCAAGCCAG GATGACTTAACAGTGAGATGTGTATTTTGGGACTTGCACAGAAATG GTGGCAGAGGAGGCTGGTCGTCCGATGGCTGCTCTGTTAAAGACAGGAAACCGAATGAAACCGTCTGTACCTGCAGCCACCTTACAAGCTTTGGCGTCCTACTG gacCTATCTCGAACATCCTTGCCACCCACTCAGATGATGGCTCTGACGTTTATCACATATATTGGTTGTGGGCTCTCGTCGATTTTTCTGTCAGTTACTCTTGTAACCTACTTAGCCTTTGA AAAGATTCGGAGGGATTACCCTTCCAAAATCCTCCTCCAGCTGTGTTCAGCCCTGCTCCTGCTGAACCTGGTGTTCCTCCTGGACTCGTGGGTTGCTCTGTATGACGTGCGAGGCCTCTGCATCTCAGTGGCCGtatttctgcattattttctCTTGGTCTCATTCACATGGATGGGCCTGGAAGCATTCCATATGTACCTGGCCCTCGTGAAAGTGTTTAATACTTACATCCGGAAATACATCCTTAAATTCTGCATTGTCGGTTGGG GGGTACCGGCTGTGGTTGTGATCGTCGTCCTGGCTATATCTCCAAATAACTATGGCCTTGGATCCTATGGGAAATTCCCTAATGGCTCACCGGATGACTT CTGCTGGATCAACAGCAATGCTGTATTCTATATTACAGTTGTGGGATATTTCTGTGTGATATTCTTGCTGAACATCAGCATGTTCATTGTGGTCCTGGTTCAGCTCTGTcgaattaaaaagaagaaacaactcGGAGCCCAGCGAAAAACCAGTATTCAGGACCTGAGGAGCGTTGCCGGCCTCACGTTTTTGCTGGGCATTACTTGGGGTTTTGCCTTCTTTGCCTGGGGACCAGTTAACGTCACCTTCATGTATCTCTTTGCAATCTTTAACACCCTACAAG GATTTTTCATATTCATCTTTTACTGTGTAGCGAAAGAGAACGTCAGAAAGCAATGGAGGCGGTATCTTTGTTGTGGAAAGTTACGGCTGGCTGAAAATTCTG ACTGGAGTAAAACTGCTACTAATGGTTTAAAGAAGCAGACCGTAAACCAAGGAGTGTCCAGCTCTTCAAATTCCTTGCAGTCAAACAGTAACTCCACACACTCCACCACGCTGCTGGTGAATAGCGATTGCTCGGGACTTGTGAGCGGGAACG GGAATGCGTCTTCAGAGAAGAACGGGGTTTCTTTCAGTGTTCAGAACGGAGATGTGTGCCTTCATGATTTCACTGGAAAGCAGCACATGTTTAACGAGAAAGGAGATCCGTGCAATGGGAAGAGCCGTGTCGCTCTCAGAAGGACTTCAAAGCGGGGAAGCTTACACTTTATTGAGTAA